GGAACGCATCCCGGCAGGCACCATGCTGTTCGAACGTGGCCAGCGCGGGGTGGATTTCTTCCTCGTGCTCGATGGCCTGGTGGAAGTCTTCACGCCCGACAAGCACGGCCAGATCCACATCTTCACCATGTACTCGGCGCGCCAGTTCAGCGGCGAGATGAACATGTTCAACAAGCGCGCCGTGATGGCGTCGGCGCGCACGGCGATGGACTGCCATATCCTGCGCGTGCGCTCGGACGATTTCCGCCGCATGGTGGCCGCCGAAGCGGATATCAGCGAAATCATCATGCGCGCCTTCATCCTGCGCCGCGTGGGCCTGATCCGCATGGGCTACGGCGGCGTGGTGCTGGTGGGGCCGGGACACAGCGCCGATACGTTGCGGCTGGAGCGCTTCCTGGTGCGCAACGGCTACCCGCATCGCACCATCGATACGGAGACCGATCCGGAGGCCGACGGCTTCATCGAATGCTTTCAGCTGACGCATCAGCAGCTGCCGGTGGTGATCTGCCCGGAGCATTGTTTCCTGCAGAACCCGAGCACCTCGGAACTGGCCGACGAGCTGGGCCTCACCGAAACCATCGATCCGGACTATGTGTACGACGTGGTGGTGGCTGGCGCGGGTCCGGCGGGCCTGGCGGCCGCCGTGTACGCCGCCTCGGAAGGGCTTTCCACCATCGTGGTGGAAGGCGTTGCGCCGGGCGGGCAGGCGGGCACGTCGTCGAAGATCGAAAACTATCTGGGCTTCCCCACCGGCATCTCCGGGCAGGCGCTGGCGGGACGCGCCCAGGCGCAGGCGCAGAAGTTCGGCGCGCGGCTGGCGATCTCGCGGCAGGCGGCCGGCATCGACTGCTCGGTGCAGCCGTACCGCCTTTTCCTTGACGATGGGCAGAGCCTGCAGGCGCGCGCGGTGATCGTCGCCACCGGTGCGCGTTATCGGAAGCTCGACGTGCCGGGCTACACCCAGTTCGAAGGCGCGGGCATCCACTATGCGTGTACGGCGATGGAAGGCCAGTTGTGCAGGGACGGCGAGGTGATCGTCGTCGGTGGCGGCAATTCCGCCGGACAGGCGGCGGTATTCCTGTCGCGCATCGCTTCGCACGTGCATGTGCTGGTGCGTTCGTCGGGCCTGGCCGCCACCATGTCCGATTACCTGGTGCAGCGCATCCTGCAGTCATCCTCGATCACGTTGCATACGCACAGCGAAATCGTCGGGCTGGCCGGCGACGGCCGGCTGAGCGAAGTGACATGGCAGCACAGCGAAACCGGCGAACAGACCACGCGCCACATCAACAATGTGTTCGTGATGATCGGCGCGGAGCCCAACACCGACTGGCTGAAGGATTGCCTCGCTCTCGACAGCAAGGGTTTCGTGCTCACCGGCCGCTGCGCGCAGGGCCATCTGCTTGAATCGCCCTATGCCACGACCAAGCCCGGCATCTTCGCGGTGGGCGACGTGCGCTCGGGATCGGTCAAGCGTGTGGCGTCGAGCGTGGGCGAGGGCTCGGTAGTGATCCAGGCGGTGCATCGCTACCTGGCGCCCTCGCAAGTCTGACGACGCGGGCATTGGCTCTACACTGTGGCTTCCTCTGTTCGGGAAGCCGCGATGCCAGGCCGTTCGTACCAAGCTGTTTTTTCTTCCCTGCCGGGGTCTGCTGCGCATGGCTGAGGTAAGGGAGGTCATTGCCGACGCGGCGGGCACGCTGGGCGACCGCCTGGAAGCGGAACTGCTGCTGGTCCACGTGCTGGGCAAGCCGCGCAGCTGGCTGATCGCGCATGCCGACGATGGGTTGGGTGAGGCTGAAGCTTCGGCGTTCGCCGCGTTGGTGCAGCGCCGCCGCCATGGTGAGCCGGTGGCGTATATCACGGGACACCGTGGCTTCTGGACGCTCGAGCTGGAAGTCACGCCCGCTACGCTGATCCCGCGCCCGGAAACCGAATTGCTGGTGGAGCTGGCCCTCGCGCGGATGACGTCGCGCGCGCGCGTGGTGGACCTGGGCACGGGCAGTGGTGCCATCGCGCTGTCGATCGCGCGCGAAAGCCCTGCGGCCAGCGTCGTCGCCACCGATGCCAGCGCCGACGCGCTCGCCGTGGCGCAGCGCAACGGTGAGCGGCACGGCATTCGCAACGTGCGTTTTGTGCAGGGTGACTGGCTTGCGCCACTGGCGGGCGAACGTTTTGATCTGATCGTGTCCAACCCGCCGTACATCGAGGCGGACGATGCGCACCTGCGGCAGGGCGATCTTCGCTTTGAGCCCGCCTCTGCGCTGGCCTCCGGCGTGGACGGTCTTGATGACATCCGTCGCATCGTCGCGCAGGCGCGCCAGCATCTGGAGCCGGGTGGATGGCTGCTGATGGAGCACGGCTGGAACC
This genomic interval from Dyella japonica A8 contains the following:
- the prmC gene encoding peptide chain release factor N(5)-glutamine methyltransferase, whose protein sequence is MAEVREVIADAAGTLGDRLEAELLLVHVLGKPRSWLIAHADDGLGEAEASAFAALVQRRRHGEPVAYITGHRGFWTLELEVTPATLIPRPETELLVELALARMTSRARVVDLGTGSGAIALSIARESPAASVVATDASADALAVAQRNGERHGIRNVRFVQGDWLAPLAGERFDLIVSNPPYIEADDAHLRQGDLRFEPASALASGVDGLDDIRRIVAQARQHLEPGGWLLMEHGWNQGSAVREILSSAGYRDVLTVQDLEQRDRVSGGVWGG
- a CDS encoding FAD-dependent oxidoreductase translates to MSEQSPAPEVVYDPTDPMNRKEQMFPRLDPSMVRRIAAYGQEERIPAGTMLFERGQRGVDFFLVLDGLVEVFTPDKHGQIHIFTMYSARQFSGEMNMFNKRAVMASARTAMDCHILRVRSDDFRRMVAAEADISEIIMRAFILRRVGLIRMGYGGVVLVGPGHSADTLRLERFLVRNGYPHRTIDTETDPEADGFIECFQLTHQQLPVVICPEHCFLQNPSTSELADELGLTETIDPDYVYDVVVAGAGPAGLAAAVYAASEGLSTIVVEGVAPGGQAGTSSKIENYLGFPTGISGQALAGRAQAQAQKFGARLAISRQAAGIDCSVQPYRLFLDDGQSLQARAVIVATGARYRKLDVPGYTQFEGAGIHYACTAMEGQLCRDGEVIVVGGGNSAGQAAVFLSRIASHVHVLVRSSGLAATMSDYLVQRILQSSSITLHTHSEIVGLAGDGRLSEVTWQHSETGEQTTRHINNVFVMIGAEPNTDWLKDCLALDSKGFVLTGRCAQGHLLESPYATTKPGIFAVGDVRSGSVKRVASSVGEGSVVIQAVHRYLAPSQV